From Xenopus tropicalis strain Nigerian chromosome 3, UCB_Xtro_10.0, whole genome shotgun sequence, the proteins below share one genomic window:
- the pfkfb3 gene encoding 6-phosphofructo-2-kinase/fructose-2,6-bisphosphatase 3 isoform X1 — protein MPMELTQNRIKKIWLPRDELPQLPINVGGPQFANSPTVIVMVGLPARGKTYISKKLTRYLNWSGVPTKVFNVGEYRREAVKDFSSHDFFRSDNKEAMKIRRHCALAALADVKSYLTKEGGQIAVFDATNTTRERRSIVVDFAKENEFKVFFIESVCDDPAVVASNVLEVKLSSPDYKGCTSNEALEDFMKRINCYKNSYEPLDPDQHDRDLSMIIVIDVGRRFLVNRVQDHIQSKIVYYLMNIHVQPRCIYLCRAGESESNLKEKIGGDSGLSHRGKKFAVALKKYVEDQNLKELKVWTSQLKRTIQTAEALKMPYEQWKALNELDAGVCEEKTYEEIKELYPEEYALRAQDKYHYRYPSGESYQDLVQRLEPVIMELERQGNVLVICHQAVMRCLLSYFLDKPADEMPYLKCPLHSMLKLTPFAYGCHVEIVPFNVDAVNTHRDRIIEDCKKGPNPLMRRNSVTPLASPEPTKKARINSFEEFAACSSHGCASQEPPSGQPLLGKACLA, from the exons TAGGTGGGCCCCAGTTTGCCAATTCCCCAACTGTGATAGTAATGGTGGGGCTTCCAGCACGAGGGAAGACTTACATCTCCAAAAAGTTGACTCGTTATCTCAACTGGAGCGGCGTCCCAACAAAAG tgtttaaCGTGGGTGAATACAGACGTGAAGCCGTGAAAGATTTCAGCTCCCATGACTTTTTCCGTTCAGACAATAAAGAAGCTATGAAAATCAGAAG aCATTGTGCCTTAGCTGCCTTAGCAGATGTCAAATCCTACCTCACTAAGGAAGGTGGACAGATTGCT GTCTTTGATGCTACCAATACAACAAGAGAGAGAAGATCTATAGTTGTTGACTTTGCCAAAGAAAATGAGTTTAAG GTGTTCTTCATTGAATCAGTGTGTGATGATCCAGCTGTTGTTGCAAGCAATGTTttg gAAGTGAAGCTGTCGAGCCCTGACTATAAAGGTTGCACATCCAATGAAGCACTGGAAGACTTCATGAAAAGAATCAACTGTTACAAGAACAGTTATGAACCTCTGGATCCAGATCAGCATGACCG GGACCTTTCCATGATCATTGTGATTGATGTTGGTCGAAGATTTTTGGTAAACAGAGTTCAAGACCACATACAGAGCAAGATTGTTTACTACCTAATGAACATTCACGTACAGCCTCGCTGTATTTATCTTTGTCGGGCCGGGGAGAGCGAAAGCAACCTAAAGGAGAAAATTGGAGGAGATTCTGGTCTGTCACACAGAGGGAAGAAG tttgctgTTGCCCTAAAGAAATATGTTGAGGATCAGAACTTGAAGGAACTGAAGGTGTGGACAAGCCAGCTGAAGAGAACCATTCAAACAGCTGAAGCACTAAAGATGCCTTATGAGCAATGGAAGGCTTTAAATGAACTTGATGCT GGTGTGTGTGAGGAGAAGACTTATGAGGAAATTAAAGAACTCTACCCCGAGGAGTATGCATTGCGTGCTCAGGACAAATATCATTATCGATACCCATCAGGAGAG tcaTACCAAGATCTGGTTCAGAGATTGGAACCTGTTATTATGGAGCTGGAGAGGCAGGGAAATGTCCTAGTTATTTGTCATCAAGCTGTGATGAGATGCCTGCTGTCGTACTTCCTGGACAAACCAGCAG atGAAATGCCGTATCTCAAATGTCCACTGCATTCTATGCTTAAACTGACTCCCTTTGCTTATG GCTGCCATGTTGAGATTGTGCCGTTTAATGTGGATGCTGTAAACACACACCGAGATCGCATAATAGAG GATTGCAAGAAGGGTCCTAACCCCCTGATGAGACGCAATAGCGTGACCCCACTTGCAAGTCCGGAGCCAACGAAAAAAGCCAGAATCAACAGTTTTGAAGAGTTTGCTGCATGTTCATCTCATGGCTGTGCATCCCAAGAACCACCCTCTGGACAG CCTTTGCTAGGAAAGGCTTGCCT
- the pfkfb3 gene encoding 6-phosphofructo-2-kinase/fructose-2,6-bisphosphatase 3, whose protein sequence is MPFRKVGGPQFANSPTVIVMVGLPARGKTYISKKLTRYLNWSGVPTKVFNVGEYRREAVKDFSSHDFFRSDNKEAMKIRRHCALAALADVKSYLTKEGGQIAVFDATNTTRERRSIVVDFAKENEFKVFFIESVCDDPAVVASNVLEVKLSSPDYKGCTSNEALEDFMKRINCYKNSYEPLDPDQHDRDLSMIIVIDVGRRFLVNRVQDHIQSKIVYYLMNIHVQPRCIYLCRAGESESNLKEKIGGDSGLSHRGKKFAVALKKYVEDQNLKELKVWTSQLKRTIQTAEALKMPYEQWKALNELDAGVCEEKTYEEIKELYPEEYALRAQDKYHYRYPSGESYQDLVQRLEPVIMELERQGNVLVICHQAVMRCLLSYFLDKPADEMPYLKCPLHSMLKLTPFAYGCHVEIVPFNVDAVNTHRDRIIEDCKKGPNPLMRRNSVTPLASPEPTKKARINSFEEFAACSSHGCASQEPPSGQPLLGKACLA, encoded by the exons TAGGTGGGCCCCAGTTTGCCAATTCCCCAACTGTGATAGTAATGGTGGGGCTTCCAGCACGAGGGAAGACTTACATCTCCAAAAAGTTGACTCGTTATCTCAACTGGAGCGGCGTCCCAACAAAAG tgtttaaCGTGGGTGAATACAGACGTGAAGCCGTGAAAGATTTCAGCTCCCATGACTTTTTCCGTTCAGACAATAAAGAAGCTATGAAAATCAGAAG aCATTGTGCCTTAGCTGCCTTAGCAGATGTCAAATCCTACCTCACTAAGGAAGGTGGACAGATTGCT GTCTTTGATGCTACCAATACAACAAGAGAGAGAAGATCTATAGTTGTTGACTTTGCCAAAGAAAATGAGTTTAAG GTGTTCTTCATTGAATCAGTGTGTGATGATCCAGCTGTTGTTGCAAGCAATGTTttg gAAGTGAAGCTGTCGAGCCCTGACTATAAAGGTTGCACATCCAATGAAGCACTGGAAGACTTCATGAAAAGAATCAACTGTTACAAGAACAGTTATGAACCTCTGGATCCAGATCAGCATGACCG GGACCTTTCCATGATCATTGTGATTGATGTTGGTCGAAGATTTTTGGTAAACAGAGTTCAAGACCACATACAGAGCAAGATTGTTTACTACCTAATGAACATTCACGTACAGCCTCGCTGTATTTATCTTTGTCGGGCCGGGGAGAGCGAAAGCAACCTAAAGGAGAAAATTGGAGGAGATTCTGGTCTGTCACACAGAGGGAAGAAG tttgctgTTGCCCTAAAGAAATATGTTGAGGATCAGAACTTGAAGGAACTGAAGGTGTGGACAAGCCAGCTGAAGAGAACCATTCAAACAGCTGAAGCACTAAAGATGCCTTATGAGCAATGGAAGGCTTTAAATGAACTTGATGCT GGTGTGTGTGAGGAGAAGACTTATGAGGAAATTAAAGAACTCTACCCCGAGGAGTATGCATTGCGTGCTCAGGACAAATATCATTATCGATACCCATCAGGAGAG tcaTACCAAGATCTGGTTCAGAGATTGGAACCTGTTATTATGGAGCTGGAGAGGCAGGGAAATGTCCTAGTTATTTGTCATCAAGCTGTGATGAGATGCCTGCTGTCGTACTTCCTGGACAAACCAGCAG atGAAATGCCGTATCTCAAATGTCCACTGCATTCTATGCTTAAACTGACTCCCTTTGCTTATG GCTGCCATGTTGAGATTGTGCCGTTTAATGTGGATGCTGTAAACACACACCGAGATCGCATAATAGAG GATTGCAAGAAGGGTCCTAACCCCCTGATGAGACGCAATAGCGTGACCCCACTTGCAAGTCCGGAGCCAACGAAAAAAGCCAGAATCAACAGTTTTGAAGAGTTTGCTGCATGTTCATCTCATGGCTGTGCATCCCAAGAACCACCCTCTGGACAG CCTTTGCTAGGAAAGGCTTGCCT
- the pfkfb3 gene encoding 6-phosphofructo-2-kinase/fructose-2,6-bisphosphatase 3 isoform X5 → MPFRKGGPQFANSPTVIVMVGLPARGKTYISKKLTRYLNWSGVPTKVFNVGEYRREAVKDFSSHDFFRSDNKEAMKIRRHCALAALADVKSYLTKEGGQIAVFDATNTTRERRSIVVDFAKENEFKVFFIESVCDDPAVVASNVLEVKLSSPDYKGCTSNEALEDFMKRINCYKNSYEPLDPDQHDRDLSMIIVIDVGRRFLVNRVQDHIQSKIVYYLMNIHVQPRCIYLCRAGESESNLKEKIGGDSGLSHRGKKFAVALKKYVEDQNLKELKVWTSQLKRTIQTAEALKMPYEQWKALNELDAGVCEEKTYEEIKELYPEEYALRAQDKYHYRYPSGESYQDLVQRLEPVIMELERQGNVLVICHQAVMRCLLSYFLDKPADEMPYLKCPLHSMLKLTPFAYGCHVEIVPFNVDAVNTHRDRIIEDCKKGPNPLMRRNSVTPLASPEPTKKARINSFEEFAACSSHGCASQEPPSGQPLLGKACLA, encoded by the exons GTGGGCCCCAGTTTGCCAATTCCCCAACTGTGATAGTAATGGTGGGGCTTCCAGCACGAGGGAAGACTTACATCTCCAAAAAGTTGACTCGTTATCTCAACTGGAGCGGCGTCCCAACAAAAG tgtttaaCGTGGGTGAATACAGACGTGAAGCCGTGAAAGATTTCAGCTCCCATGACTTTTTCCGTTCAGACAATAAAGAAGCTATGAAAATCAGAAG aCATTGTGCCTTAGCTGCCTTAGCAGATGTCAAATCCTACCTCACTAAGGAAGGTGGACAGATTGCT GTCTTTGATGCTACCAATACAACAAGAGAGAGAAGATCTATAGTTGTTGACTTTGCCAAAGAAAATGAGTTTAAG GTGTTCTTCATTGAATCAGTGTGTGATGATCCAGCTGTTGTTGCAAGCAATGTTttg gAAGTGAAGCTGTCGAGCCCTGACTATAAAGGTTGCACATCCAATGAAGCACTGGAAGACTTCATGAAAAGAATCAACTGTTACAAGAACAGTTATGAACCTCTGGATCCAGATCAGCATGACCG GGACCTTTCCATGATCATTGTGATTGATGTTGGTCGAAGATTTTTGGTAAACAGAGTTCAAGACCACATACAGAGCAAGATTGTTTACTACCTAATGAACATTCACGTACAGCCTCGCTGTATTTATCTTTGTCGGGCCGGGGAGAGCGAAAGCAACCTAAAGGAGAAAATTGGAGGAGATTCTGGTCTGTCACACAGAGGGAAGAAG tttgctgTTGCCCTAAAGAAATATGTTGAGGATCAGAACTTGAAGGAACTGAAGGTGTGGACAAGCCAGCTGAAGAGAACCATTCAAACAGCTGAAGCACTAAAGATGCCTTATGAGCAATGGAAGGCTTTAAATGAACTTGATGCT GGTGTGTGTGAGGAGAAGACTTATGAGGAAATTAAAGAACTCTACCCCGAGGAGTATGCATTGCGTGCTCAGGACAAATATCATTATCGATACCCATCAGGAGAG tcaTACCAAGATCTGGTTCAGAGATTGGAACCTGTTATTATGGAGCTGGAGAGGCAGGGAAATGTCCTAGTTATTTGTCATCAAGCTGTGATGAGATGCCTGCTGTCGTACTTCCTGGACAAACCAGCAG atGAAATGCCGTATCTCAAATGTCCACTGCATTCTATGCTTAAACTGACTCCCTTTGCTTATG GCTGCCATGTTGAGATTGTGCCGTTTAATGTGGATGCTGTAAACACACACCGAGATCGCATAATAGAG GATTGCAAGAAGGGTCCTAACCCCCTGATGAGACGCAATAGCGTGACCCCACTTGCAAGTCCGGAGCCAACGAAAAAAGCCAGAATCAACAGTTTTGAAGAGTTTGCTGCATGTTCATCTCATGGCTGTGCATCCCAAGAACCACCCTCTGGACAG CCTTTGCTAGGAAAGGCTTGCCT
- the pfkfb3 gene encoding 6-phosphofructo-2-kinase/fructose-2,6-bisphosphatase 3 isoform X2, with translation MPMELTQNRIKKIWLPRDELPQLPINGGPQFANSPTVIVMVGLPARGKTYISKKLTRYLNWSGVPTKVFNVGEYRREAVKDFSSHDFFRSDNKEAMKIRRHCALAALADVKSYLTKEGGQIAVFDATNTTRERRSIVVDFAKENEFKVFFIESVCDDPAVVASNVLEVKLSSPDYKGCTSNEALEDFMKRINCYKNSYEPLDPDQHDRDLSMIIVIDVGRRFLVNRVQDHIQSKIVYYLMNIHVQPRCIYLCRAGESESNLKEKIGGDSGLSHRGKKFAVALKKYVEDQNLKELKVWTSQLKRTIQTAEALKMPYEQWKALNELDAGVCEEKTYEEIKELYPEEYALRAQDKYHYRYPSGESYQDLVQRLEPVIMELERQGNVLVICHQAVMRCLLSYFLDKPADEMPYLKCPLHSMLKLTPFAYGCHVEIVPFNVDAVNTHRDRIIEDCKKGPNPLMRRNSVTPLASPEPTKKARINSFEEFAACSSHGCASQEPPSGQPLLGKACLA, from the exons GTGGGCCCCAGTTTGCCAATTCCCCAACTGTGATAGTAATGGTGGGGCTTCCAGCACGAGGGAAGACTTACATCTCCAAAAAGTTGACTCGTTATCTCAACTGGAGCGGCGTCCCAACAAAAG tgtttaaCGTGGGTGAATACAGACGTGAAGCCGTGAAAGATTTCAGCTCCCATGACTTTTTCCGTTCAGACAATAAAGAAGCTATGAAAATCAGAAG aCATTGTGCCTTAGCTGCCTTAGCAGATGTCAAATCCTACCTCACTAAGGAAGGTGGACAGATTGCT GTCTTTGATGCTACCAATACAACAAGAGAGAGAAGATCTATAGTTGTTGACTTTGCCAAAGAAAATGAGTTTAAG GTGTTCTTCATTGAATCAGTGTGTGATGATCCAGCTGTTGTTGCAAGCAATGTTttg gAAGTGAAGCTGTCGAGCCCTGACTATAAAGGTTGCACATCCAATGAAGCACTGGAAGACTTCATGAAAAGAATCAACTGTTACAAGAACAGTTATGAACCTCTGGATCCAGATCAGCATGACCG GGACCTTTCCATGATCATTGTGATTGATGTTGGTCGAAGATTTTTGGTAAACAGAGTTCAAGACCACATACAGAGCAAGATTGTTTACTACCTAATGAACATTCACGTACAGCCTCGCTGTATTTATCTTTGTCGGGCCGGGGAGAGCGAAAGCAACCTAAAGGAGAAAATTGGAGGAGATTCTGGTCTGTCACACAGAGGGAAGAAG tttgctgTTGCCCTAAAGAAATATGTTGAGGATCAGAACTTGAAGGAACTGAAGGTGTGGACAAGCCAGCTGAAGAGAACCATTCAAACAGCTGAAGCACTAAAGATGCCTTATGAGCAATGGAAGGCTTTAAATGAACTTGATGCT GGTGTGTGTGAGGAGAAGACTTATGAGGAAATTAAAGAACTCTACCCCGAGGAGTATGCATTGCGTGCTCAGGACAAATATCATTATCGATACCCATCAGGAGAG tcaTACCAAGATCTGGTTCAGAGATTGGAACCTGTTATTATGGAGCTGGAGAGGCAGGGAAATGTCCTAGTTATTTGTCATCAAGCTGTGATGAGATGCCTGCTGTCGTACTTCCTGGACAAACCAGCAG atGAAATGCCGTATCTCAAATGTCCACTGCATTCTATGCTTAAACTGACTCCCTTTGCTTATG GCTGCCATGTTGAGATTGTGCCGTTTAATGTGGATGCTGTAAACACACACCGAGATCGCATAATAGAG GATTGCAAGAAGGGTCCTAACCCCCTGATGAGACGCAATAGCGTGACCCCACTTGCAAGTCCGGAGCCAACGAAAAAAGCCAGAATCAACAGTTTTGAAGAGTTTGCTGCATGTTCATCTCATGGCTGTGCATCCCAAGAACCACCCTCTGGACAG CCTTTGCTAGGAAAGGCTTGCCT
- the pfkfb3 gene encoding 6-phosphofructo-2-kinase/fructose-2,6-bisphosphatase 3 isoform X6: MVGLPARGKTYISKKLTRYLNWSGVPTKVFNVGEYRREAVKDFSSHDFFRSDNKEAMKIRRHCALAALADVKSYLTKEGGQIAVFDATNTTRERRSIVVDFAKENEFKVFFIESVCDDPAVVASNVLEVKLSSPDYKGCTSNEALEDFMKRINCYKNSYEPLDPDQHDRDLSMIIVIDVGRRFLVNRVQDHIQSKIVYYLMNIHVQPRCIYLCRAGESESNLKEKIGGDSGLSHRGKKFAVALKKYVEDQNLKELKVWTSQLKRTIQTAEALKMPYEQWKALNELDAGVCEEKTYEEIKELYPEEYALRAQDKYHYRYPSGESYQDLVQRLEPVIMELERQGNVLVICHQAVMRCLLSYFLDKPADEMPYLKCPLHSMLKLTPFAYGCHVEIVPFNVDAVNTHRDRIIEDCKKGPNPLMRRNSVTPLASPEPTKKARINSFEEFAACSSHGCASQEPPSGQPLLGKACLA, translated from the exons ATGGTGGGGCTTCCAGCACGAGGGAAGACTTACATCTCCAAAAAGTTGACTCGTTATCTCAACTGGAGCGGCGTCCCAACAAAAG tgtttaaCGTGGGTGAATACAGACGTGAAGCCGTGAAAGATTTCAGCTCCCATGACTTTTTCCGTTCAGACAATAAAGAAGCTATGAAAATCAGAAG aCATTGTGCCTTAGCTGCCTTAGCAGATGTCAAATCCTACCTCACTAAGGAAGGTGGACAGATTGCT GTCTTTGATGCTACCAATACAACAAGAGAGAGAAGATCTATAGTTGTTGACTTTGCCAAAGAAAATGAGTTTAAG GTGTTCTTCATTGAATCAGTGTGTGATGATCCAGCTGTTGTTGCAAGCAATGTTttg gAAGTGAAGCTGTCGAGCCCTGACTATAAAGGTTGCACATCCAATGAAGCACTGGAAGACTTCATGAAAAGAATCAACTGTTACAAGAACAGTTATGAACCTCTGGATCCAGATCAGCATGACCG GGACCTTTCCATGATCATTGTGATTGATGTTGGTCGAAGATTTTTGGTAAACAGAGTTCAAGACCACATACAGAGCAAGATTGTTTACTACCTAATGAACATTCACGTACAGCCTCGCTGTATTTATCTTTGTCGGGCCGGGGAGAGCGAAAGCAACCTAAAGGAGAAAATTGGAGGAGATTCTGGTCTGTCACACAGAGGGAAGAAG tttgctgTTGCCCTAAAGAAATATGTTGAGGATCAGAACTTGAAGGAACTGAAGGTGTGGACAAGCCAGCTGAAGAGAACCATTCAAACAGCTGAAGCACTAAAGATGCCTTATGAGCAATGGAAGGCTTTAAATGAACTTGATGCT GGTGTGTGTGAGGAGAAGACTTATGAGGAAATTAAAGAACTCTACCCCGAGGAGTATGCATTGCGTGCTCAGGACAAATATCATTATCGATACCCATCAGGAGAG tcaTACCAAGATCTGGTTCAGAGATTGGAACCTGTTATTATGGAGCTGGAGAGGCAGGGAAATGTCCTAGTTATTTGTCATCAAGCTGTGATGAGATGCCTGCTGTCGTACTTCCTGGACAAACCAGCAG atGAAATGCCGTATCTCAAATGTCCACTGCATTCTATGCTTAAACTGACTCCCTTTGCTTATG GCTGCCATGTTGAGATTGTGCCGTTTAATGTGGATGCTGTAAACACACACCGAGATCGCATAATAGAG GATTGCAAGAAGGGTCCTAACCCCCTGATGAGACGCAATAGCGTGACCCCACTTGCAAGTCCGGAGCCAACGAAAAAAGCCAGAATCAACAGTTTTGAAGAGTTTGCTGCATGTTCATCTCATGGCTGTGCATCCCAAGAACCACCCTCTGGACAG CCTTTGCTAGGAAAGGCTTGCCT
- the pfkfb3 gene encoding 6-phosphofructo-2-kinase/fructose-2,6-bisphosphatase 3 isoform X4, producing the protein MPMELTQNRIKKIWLPRDELPQLPINVGGPQFANSPTVIVMVGLPARGKTYISKKLTRYLNWSGVPTKVFNVGEYRREAVKDFSSHDFFRSDNKEAMKIRRHCALAALADVKSYLTKEGGQIAVFDATNTTRERRSIVVDFAKENEFKVFFIESVCDDPAVVASNVLEVKLSSPDYKGCTSNEALEDFMKRINCYKNSYEPLDPDQHDRDLSMIIVIDVGRRFLVNRVQDHIQSKIVYYLMNIHVQPRCIYLCRAGESESNLKEKIGGDSGLSHRGKKFAVALKKYVEDQNLKELKVWTSQLKRTIQTAEALKMPYEQWKALNELDAGVCEEKTYEEIKELYPEEYALRAQDKYHYRYPSGESYQDLVQRLEPVIMELERQGNVLVICHQAVMRCLLSYFLDKPADEMPYLKCPLHSMLKLTPFAYGCHVEIVPFNVDAVNTHRDRIIEDCKKGPNPLMRRNSVTPLASPEPTKKARINSFEEFAACSSHGCASQEPPSGQGMSQQEI; encoded by the exons TAGGTGGGCCCCAGTTTGCCAATTCCCCAACTGTGATAGTAATGGTGGGGCTTCCAGCACGAGGGAAGACTTACATCTCCAAAAAGTTGACTCGTTATCTCAACTGGAGCGGCGTCCCAACAAAAG tgtttaaCGTGGGTGAATACAGACGTGAAGCCGTGAAAGATTTCAGCTCCCATGACTTTTTCCGTTCAGACAATAAAGAAGCTATGAAAATCAGAAG aCATTGTGCCTTAGCTGCCTTAGCAGATGTCAAATCCTACCTCACTAAGGAAGGTGGACAGATTGCT GTCTTTGATGCTACCAATACAACAAGAGAGAGAAGATCTATAGTTGTTGACTTTGCCAAAGAAAATGAGTTTAAG GTGTTCTTCATTGAATCAGTGTGTGATGATCCAGCTGTTGTTGCAAGCAATGTTttg gAAGTGAAGCTGTCGAGCCCTGACTATAAAGGTTGCACATCCAATGAAGCACTGGAAGACTTCATGAAAAGAATCAACTGTTACAAGAACAGTTATGAACCTCTGGATCCAGATCAGCATGACCG GGACCTTTCCATGATCATTGTGATTGATGTTGGTCGAAGATTTTTGGTAAACAGAGTTCAAGACCACATACAGAGCAAGATTGTTTACTACCTAATGAACATTCACGTACAGCCTCGCTGTATTTATCTTTGTCGGGCCGGGGAGAGCGAAAGCAACCTAAAGGAGAAAATTGGAGGAGATTCTGGTCTGTCACACAGAGGGAAGAAG tttgctgTTGCCCTAAAGAAATATGTTGAGGATCAGAACTTGAAGGAACTGAAGGTGTGGACAAGCCAGCTGAAGAGAACCATTCAAACAGCTGAAGCACTAAAGATGCCTTATGAGCAATGGAAGGCTTTAAATGAACTTGATGCT GGTGTGTGTGAGGAGAAGACTTATGAGGAAATTAAAGAACTCTACCCCGAGGAGTATGCATTGCGTGCTCAGGACAAATATCATTATCGATACCCATCAGGAGAG tcaTACCAAGATCTGGTTCAGAGATTGGAACCTGTTATTATGGAGCTGGAGAGGCAGGGAAATGTCCTAGTTATTTGTCATCAAGCTGTGATGAGATGCCTGCTGTCGTACTTCCTGGACAAACCAGCAG atGAAATGCCGTATCTCAAATGTCCACTGCATTCTATGCTTAAACTGACTCCCTTTGCTTATG GCTGCCATGTTGAGATTGTGCCGTTTAATGTGGATGCTGTAAACACACACCGAGATCGCATAATAGAG GATTGCAAGAAGGGTCCTAACCCCCTGATGAGACGCAATAGCGTGACCCCACTTGCAAGTCCGGAGCCAACGAAAAAAGCCAGAATCAACAGTTTTGAAGAGTTTGCTGCATGTTCATCTCATGGCTGTGCATCCCAAGAACCACCCTCTGGACAG
- the pfkfb3 gene encoding 6-phosphofructo-2-kinase/fructose-2,6-bisphosphatase 3 isoform X3, with amino-acid sequence MPMELTQNRIKKIWLPRDELPQLPINVGGPQFANSPTVIVMVGLPARGKTYISKKLTRYLNWSGVPTKVFNVGEYRREAVKDFSSHDFFRSDNKEAMKIRRHCALAALADVKSYLTKEGGQIAVFDATNTTRERRSIVVDFAKENEFKVFFIESVCDDPAVVASNVLEVKLSSPDYKGCTSNEALEDFMKRINCYKNSYEPLDPDQHDRDLSMIIVIDVGRRFLVNRVQDHIQSKIVYYLMNIHVQPRCIYLCRAGESESNLKEKIGGDSGLSHRGKKFAVALKKYVEDQNLKELKVWTSQLKRTIQTAEALKMPYEQWKALNELDAGVCEEKTYEEIKELYPEEYALRAQDKYHYRYPSGESYQDLVQRLEPVIMELERQGNVLVICHQAVMRCLLSYFLDKPADEMPYLKCPLHSMLKLTPFAYGCHVEIVPFNVDAVNTHRDRIIEDCKKGPNPLMRRNSVTPLASPEPTKKARINSFEEFAACSSHGCASQEPPSGQPLLGKACL; translated from the exons TAGGTGGGCCCCAGTTTGCCAATTCCCCAACTGTGATAGTAATGGTGGGGCTTCCAGCACGAGGGAAGACTTACATCTCCAAAAAGTTGACTCGTTATCTCAACTGGAGCGGCGTCCCAACAAAAG tgtttaaCGTGGGTGAATACAGACGTGAAGCCGTGAAAGATTTCAGCTCCCATGACTTTTTCCGTTCAGACAATAAAGAAGCTATGAAAATCAGAAG aCATTGTGCCTTAGCTGCCTTAGCAGATGTCAAATCCTACCTCACTAAGGAAGGTGGACAGATTGCT GTCTTTGATGCTACCAATACAACAAGAGAGAGAAGATCTATAGTTGTTGACTTTGCCAAAGAAAATGAGTTTAAG GTGTTCTTCATTGAATCAGTGTGTGATGATCCAGCTGTTGTTGCAAGCAATGTTttg gAAGTGAAGCTGTCGAGCCCTGACTATAAAGGTTGCACATCCAATGAAGCACTGGAAGACTTCATGAAAAGAATCAACTGTTACAAGAACAGTTATGAACCTCTGGATCCAGATCAGCATGACCG GGACCTTTCCATGATCATTGTGATTGATGTTGGTCGAAGATTTTTGGTAAACAGAGTTCAAGACCACATACAGAGCAAGATTGTTTACTACCTAATGAACATTCACGTACAGCCTCGCTGTATTTATCTTTGTCGGGCCGGGGAGAGCGAAAGCAACCTAAAGGAGAAAATTGGAGGAGATTCTGGTCTGTCACACAGAGGGAAGAAG tttgctgTTGCCCTAAAGAAATATGTTGAGGATCAGAACTTGAAGGAACTGAAGGTGTGGACAAGCCAGCTGAAGAGAACCATTCAAACAGCTGAAGCACTAAAGATGCCTTATGAGCAATGGAAGGCTTTAAATGAACTTGATGCT GGTGTGTGTGAGGAGAAGACTTATGAGGAAATTAAAGAACTCTACCCCGAGGAGTATGCATTGCGTGCTCAGGACAAATATCATTATCGATACCCATCAGGAGAG tcaTACCAAGATCTGGTTCAGAGATTGGAACCTGTTATTATGGAGCTGGAGAGGCAGGGAAATGTCCTAGTTATTTGTCATCAAGCTGTGATGAGATGCCTGCTGTCGTACTTCCTGGACAAACCAGCAG atGAAATGCCGTATCTCAAATGTCCACTGCATTCTATGCTTAAACTGACTCCCTTTGCTTATG GCTGCCATGTTGAGATTGTGCCGTTTAATGTGGATGCTGTAAACACACACCGAGATCGCATAATAGAG GATTGCAAGAAGGGTCCTAACCCCCTGATGAGACGCAATAGCGTGACCCCACTTGCAAGTCCGGAGCCAACGAAAAAAGCCAGAATCAACAGTTTTGAAGAGTTTGCTGCATGTTCATCTCATGGCTGTGCATCCCAAGAACCACCCTCTGGACAG CCTTTGCTAGGAAAGGCTTGCCTGTAA